The genomic DNA CGATAACTTTAGTTCCTTGCCTGCAACACCTCCGTTGTCACAACTCTTCTGTATTGATTGTATGAAGAGCTTGTCCTGGGaacaaatttttaaatactcaATACTACCTGGAGAGGTTTGAGGTTTCTGAATTTTACTAACTAAGTGGTGGAGAAACAAAATCATAAAGGCTGTTGCACCACAAAACAAACTACATTCACTCATTGCAAACACTTTCTGGTTACTCCTGTAATTACAGAATACACAGCTAATGGGAAACTATGGGATGTTGTATGAATGAGGGCTCGATAAAGAGCCTGCAGCATGCTAGCCTGAAGCAAATCTTCACTGGAAGGCAGTGCAGGGTACCTACGTGTGACTGAAAATCTTTGTGCTTGTTGACTACTGGAAACTGAATTAGCAAAGTCAAAATGCACAGAGTAATCTCTGTAGGATTTTCATAGCAACTTTGCTGGGGAGTGATTCAAGGAAGAATAAGCAGTGTACAAGACACCCATTGAAAAGTAACACTTCAGGCTCCTAAACTGCTTTTGCCATGGATAATCATATTCCAGACTCCTGGGGAGAGAAGAGGCACATACCTATAGCTAGCAAACCATGTCTTCCTAGGGCTATCTGCTTCCACCTTCCCTTTCTAAACTCACAAAAAGCAAGATCAGCTCccaaaagaggaagatttatGCCAGTTAGTTAGCTCAGAATTAGCTGGTCACTTCAATTATAAATGACAGCTTACAATAATGAGCTTGCCCTCCCCCGCTGCAATACAAGAAGTATATgaattaaatttcaaatataaagCTATGTTGAAATGAAAACGAATAAAAATAggggttaaaaataaaataggtttACTGTGATTCTAGTCTAGCTACTTATGGAAATTAGCCTGCatcacaaagctgctgaagaaatataatttagGAAGCAGCACATTACATTTCCATGCCATCCCACTTCTGGACATGTGTAGCTGGTGATTAGTTGCATACAGAGCAAAGACAGCAGTCACATCCTCCAAATCCGATACCACAGATCATGGTCAAATTCTCTGCTCATCTACAAACAGAGCACCCTCATTACATGTTCTGTGGGACCGTCTATACAGTAAGGGAACTACAGCTGTTCCCTAAATCACTAAGAAATCTGCTAAGGGTGTTTGGGGAATAATAATggtttcagaacaaaataatctgTTTCTCCTGATCTATTGCcttgtattttctcttaaaatagaTTATACACAAAGAGCCACAGCCACATCAGCTGACCTGAGAGCTgaatatacagaaaatacaacagCTTACAAACACACCTGCCAAGAGCATAGGTACTGCAGGAGACTACTTACTGCTGGCAAGTGTGCACGCACGCCTGGGTGGCCACACGCCTACAGTGTGTAAGACAGACTAATTCTGACGATGCTTGTTTAGATCAATAGTGACAGCGAATTATTTCATGTTCAATAAGCGACACAGTTAGAATGCCAGCCCAACATCATGAAGAGTTTTCTCCAGCAAAGACCAACCCCGAAACTCACACAGGTGAacttctgtgtttgaaaaattGCCTCTCTCGGGTTAGAGATTAACCAATTGGGCACCAaggttttaaaatcaaaacaaatttgttttgtCATGGTCCAAATTAGTTTTCAAACCAAAAGTCAAAGAGTATGGATTACAGAGTGCTGGTAACAAGACAGGAGAACTCAAATGATACTGGACAAACTATCACTCAGAGCCGTTTTATTGAATTGCCTCCAATAGCATCATCCTCTGGGTGCAAAACTCACCACTGACTATTACCTTTCACCACTCTTCACCTAAAGGAGCCCAAACATACAGGAGTGTTTAACTGTGGAAGTAAAAGAGGTGAAACGCCAGTTACCAAAATGATGAAACATATTCAGAGGAATCGTAAGGGACTGCCACAAAAAATAGAGGAACCACTAAGTACCTTAAAACTGCTAGATGTGATACAGTTAAGGTGGAAACAGAAGCaatgaagaaactgaaagcGGAACTGAAGTGAAATGGAGGTGTGGAATCTAATTTTGGAGACAAGGAAATACATTCTGAgaatgaaggaaggaaggaacagagacaataatttggaaaaaagatggaagaaaagacCCATTAGGTGAAGAGAGAAATAGAAGTAAAAGTTGGTGTGGAGTAAGGAGAGAGAACACAAAATGatcaaaaaaaagtcattttctaGACACTGATCTCATTTCTTAATGCTCTATATGAAGTGTCTCAAACAATTCATGTGTGAGCACACTGCAATGGACAGAACGGGTATTAATGGAGTGTCTAAACTCTGAGGGTAAAATAAAGGAGAAGTGTCAAAATATGGGTAGACAAATGCAGTAAATTATTTTGCCCATATTTTTGGATACAAGAGAGCTGCTATGAGAGACACTGAATCGAGTGTTAGGATGTGCAGCAGTTGTATCAGAGGAAACCGTTCCACCACCTCAAACCAGCCtcataagaattaaaaaaaaataaattccagctATGGAGGACATAGCCAAGAGAAGTAATCACGGATGGGTTTTCATTAGCAGTTTTTACTGGGAAGCCTACAAAACTTTTACTCCCTCTTCTGTTAGGTTTTAACACTATCAGGTCCAGAATCTCTCCAGTGAACTCAGTTTCTCTTGATATTTTTGCCTACTGCCCTCCACCTGCCCAGGAACTTAGGAGAGCTGCCCACTGTGCCATCCCAGGAGTCTGCACTGAGCCTTACCCGTCTCTACGAAGCCCACAAACCATTTTTCTACAATTAAGACCCATTTAAAAATTTCAGCAATAGATCCTGGAATGCCACGGCTCCTAGACGCCCAAATTTACCTCTAGGTATAGTGTTTAGATAAGAGTCCATTAAAATTGACTTCTTGAATCAGAActataaattaaaatgcagctgaatCAACTAATACTCTCATCTTTGTTTCCCATAATAGTTCAAACACAGCATGTGTTCTTGAAGCAAGAAAAATCcagctttcagagaaaaagtacttttaaaaatgcagcttccGTTCATTCTAAGTTACTAAATtgaataaaaaattaatctttgaaaattaaatatgtcCACTTAAATTATGAAACAGAAGATATCATCCTTGTTGTGACAAAATAAACCCAGAGTGCTGATTAATTTCTTATTAAGGTAAACATTCTAAACTTTTCTCAATGAAGAGCTCTCTATTTACACTGAACACACTAAAATAAGTCACGTTTTCTAACACCAGATTGGAAGCTAAAACACACACCAGAATTAACTGACTACGGAAAACAAGCAGAGCCCCAAAGCTTACCAGCTGGAATTGGAAATTAGAACCCAGTGAGCTACCTTGGGGAAACGGAGAGGAAATCACTTTTCTCACTCTTCCTAGGACTTAACAGAAGtctcacagaaagcagaaaaacttaAGAGGATCTTGAAGATCAGCAAAACCCAGCATTTCCAATATAAAATTGCTATTTGATTTGCTTTCCAAGACACAAGGCTGCTGCTCTTACCTGCAGAACTCTCTTGGTCAGGCCGGTTTTCTGAGCTAGCTGTTTCAAGTCCTTGGCATCAGGATTGTGGTTAATAGCAAAGTACGACTTCATTGTCCGCAACTGGTGGTGTTTGAATGATGTCCGCATACGCTTTGTTTTTTGATTGCTGGGGTATTGCTGGTCTCTGTCCAGGTGGTCACCATCGTTTTCATTGCAACTTAGAGCTTAAGGcaacaagaggaaaaggcatGTAAATCTACCGCTCTGTGACCAGCATTGTTTGTGGTTCATCTGAGTGCAGCAATTAAAATAACACACCATGGCATGCGTTATTCTGGTACAAATCCTACTTGCCTTTCCCTCcatcttctatttttcttgtaCAATACCCAGCCCGCAAGGACCCTCACCTGCCTCTTTctggcttttaaaatgtcagctctgcttccctctttcctcctctccatctccacaCAGCCTTTCCTCCACTTTCTGCTTGTAGGACAGTGGCTGTCCTCAACTCCATAAAGTGTTTTAATGTACTTTGTATCACTGTAAATTGCATTGTAATTCACAAAGCGAGCTGTACAATAGTCCACTTAAATCTCAATGGAACAGACCAGttaaaattagaattattttcccCATCAAACTAAACCCTGTAGAGCACAAGAGAGACCATTAAATTAAACactataaaagaaataaagtttttgGGTACCGGACAGCAAATTATTGCTATAATGTGACTAGCTAAAGAAATAAGGCTGTTAATATAATGACaagccaaatgaaaaatatctttttaattatttatatgtttaaatttcctttttttaaaaaaagcatttgcaaataCTGGTTTGAATGATCAAGTGTGGTATCCTTCCAAAATCACTGAGTGACGCTCATTGACACATTTGTATAAATTAAACACGAAGCCTTTAAAGGAGGGTTATGAACAAGGAACGTTATAATAATTATCCAGTAGTATTAAATGTTGAAAGCCAAGCAAAATAATCCCGTAGACTAAAAGtagtttttcatttatttgtgcACACAGCAAACCATAgaaaaactcttaaaataacattaaggATCGAGTTAAACCCACTAAAAAAATCAGGGATGTAACTGAAAATTAGCTCTGACAAACTatcattaatttactttttctgttccaGTATCTGTAACTACCTTTTCATTTCCTATTACTTCTATGTTAAAAATCCCTACTATCTCTGTTCtgtgttgctttaaaaaaaaaaaaaaaaaggaaaagattgtattttaaaagaggaaagaggaattATTGGTGAATTTCTCACACACACAACcaggtttgttttcagttgtccCCTACTGCTGGTTCATTACAAGAGAGTACATCTCAAAAACGTGAATCCTTCCAGCCCTACTTGAAATTCCCACTACCCATCAGAGGTTTTCAGCCCTACTGAAAACTCACAGATTCGACAAGGCGTGCATAAGAAATAGGTCTAAAAAATACCCCTAGCCTGCAGGTACACCCAGGTACCAGTGCACCCCAGCTCTACAAAAAGCAGGTTTGCAGCAAcgcagcagctgctttgcatacttcagcttttcagaaactTCCACAAAGCTGTGGCACAACATAGCAGGCACCCTGCAAAAACCCAGTTTTACGTCCAAAAGCACATTTATTTAAAGGATATGTAGAAAGTGTCCAAAGCCTCAGACATTTCTCCATGTTTCTGTACTcccataattttaaaaagagcttAAAAAATTGTACTGCACATATAAATGTGCATGTGTGCTTGTGGGTGTGTGCGTGCATTCATATAAAGCCTTTCCAGACCAGAGCATCTTGTGCCAAATTGTAGCAATAAGAAgcatttctgcttgttttcctgtggCATGGAACGACTGGAAGTGCCTGAATTTAAAAGGTATAAGAGGCATAAAGGAGATAGTAAAAACGCAGTATTAATGGAGCTGGATGGAAGGCAGTCAAATCTTCCTTCTGGTTTAAGAACTGAAACCTAGTTGCCAAGTGGGGTCACCCCATGTGCTCCAGACTCCTTCACAGCTCCAATTCCCAGTGTAAAGACTGGGATGAATAACTGAAACCATATTGCTCATGGCAAATTCTATTATGGAAATGTAAAACCAAGCAGTGCctggttttaaaatgtactCCCGGAATTTTAGATATTTGTAATGGAAAAGACTTCCGTGTGTTATCTTAAATGCTTTCAAACCCTCCTAGAAAGAACAAGGCAGACTCAGGAGGAAATGCATCAAAATACCTGTCTGAAGGACTGAGGTCTGTTCATGTTTATATGCAACAAAATAAACCCTAGGCCTGTAAGTAGTTGAATTTTAACTTGTTCcatagagaaagagagaaattcaggatacaaggaaataaaagtgaTCCAACACCCTCCCAGAATGGGATGAGAATATCAGCTTTTCATCCAGCCCTGACAGGATAGAGAACAATTTATTCTGCtattttttcatggtttttacCTCCTcattcactaaaaaaaaaaaatagtaaaatgaCAGTAAATATGTACCATTTGAGACTGGCAAGCTATTGTCCTTTTCCATGAAGAAAGTTCTAGGACAGATTTTGAAAGTACACAAGGGTGCCTGCTGTTCATTGCCTTGCACAAGTGGTTCGGGTACCCCCAGGCATCACCCAATATGACAAATATTCCCAGTTAGTGCCAATCCCCCTTTCAACTCTGATGGGTCTAATACTACATGCATCTCTCTTGGCACAGGCATTGCAGGCACAGCGAATGGGCTAAGGGTGGGGGCATGGCGAGATTTTAAGAGCTGAGGAGTTTCTGGAGAAGGCATCACAGCATGAGACTAACACTGTACAGGCTCCTCATGCAATCCTCTGATTTTCAGGCACCTCTTCCCTGTTTCTTTGTGGTTTCCCTGTGTATCTCCCAAAGGAACTGTTAAACTACCCCTACCTAAGATTTCCATTCAATTGCATTATCTAGGGctcctgctggggctgcagaaatacagctggtgaaattcCAGTTGAATAGAGGAGTTTTAAACTGACCAACGTTTCATTCTTATGTTGTGATAAAACAAATTCTGAAGTGGTGCCAAGTCTCTTTTTGACCCTAGAACTTCTCCAAAGTCCTTGTGACTTCCCTCCAGTGCCTACATCCAGGCCATTGCCCTCCTGTCCTCCGGCTGGTCTTGCCAGTGGCCAGCTCTTGCAGcctccctccaccaccagcaTCATGGTACAAACATCCTCTTGGCCGTAAGATGGTGATGTCCATGGAAAGCATCACTGGAAATCAAGAGTAAAATGGTATGTTTTGATACCAATGGCCAAAATACGCTCTGCAGAATAATGCATAATGCCATCTCCAAAAGCAGCGACACAAGTGTAAAGCAGGATGTACTGTCATCTTTGTGACAAATACtatggaagaaggaaaattagGAGCAGTGTTTCATACTCAGATGGTCATATCCTCCCATCCCCCCAGGTCTGGATTCAGGACAAAGCACATGCTTAGCAGTTAGCAGGTCACTACACATACAGGGCACGAAGAAGATAGGAAAGAGGAATTTCCTTTGGGGGAACTTCTGTTCTTGTATTTGACATGTTAAATTACCAATTAcccagaaagaaagcaaaagtaatCCTGAttctgaaagagtgatgaaacaAGAGGCACATTTGGTGCCTGCATCAGCTCTCTGTATCCAGTGGCTCAGGAACGTACAACCCTTTCCTTCTGTAACAAGAGTCAAGGGGGTGTTTTAACCTTCTGCTGCCTGGAGAGGGAACTTGTGATTAACTAGTCCAGGCAGGGGTGCAGCGTGTTTGCTGTTCGGCAGGGGCGCGTGAAGGACTTTGCTGTATCCACATCCTTGAACGGGACAGAAGTGAGACAGAGCCCTCCGAAGGCAACGTgggacagaaagagagagaggctTTCTTCCCAGTGGAAGGAGAAGACACTTGGAAAGGGCGAAGGCCTGAGTTCCTGGGATCAGGAGAGGTGAAGCTGCGGCCCTTGGAGCAGGCGGGGCGCCCCTCGCTGCTCCGGAGGCGCTCGGCAGCCCCGAAAAGAGGGGGCCCCGCCGAGCCCTGGGAGCCGCAGGCACAGAAAGCGCTGCCTAAGCCTTGGCACGGCGAGAAGTGTTTCAGGAGGAGGGAGATAAATCCCGTCTTAAGGAGCTACCGTCTCCGGGCTGAGCACCGCAGGGCCGCGAGAGCGGAGAGCCGGGATTAGAAACCCCGGGACAAAAGGGCCGGTGTCCCGCTGCCCCGGGGCTGCCCGCGGACGCGGACCCCCCCTTCCCCCGCGGGGCCGGAGCGGGGCCGCCCCGGGCACCGGGCCCCGCGGGAGGAGGCGGCCGCCGggctttttcccctcaattAATCCCAGTGAATGGCGCCGAATGGCCGGTGCGGGCGCGCGGGGATCCCCGGGGCGCCGCGATTAACCCGGGCGGCCCCGGCCCGTTCCGCTCCCGGGGCTCCGCTCCCCGGGCTCCTCCCGAGGGCCCCCGCTCGCCCCTGGGGAGCGGCAGCGCCGGCCCGCGATGCCCCGAGCGCGGACAGAAGGGAcggaagggagaggggagagctCTGCTTTTGCCCAGGGAATCGCTGCTAGACATCCCTTTATAAGCTGCGACTCCCGTTTGCTCGTTCGGCAACTGCAGTCACAGGAAAGCTTATTCTGAGCTTTCGGTCCCAGGGGAAatgaggagagaaagggaaattcGAGCTTCAAAACTTTCCCGGCTTTCCCCATTTCTGTCAGGAAATACACTGTTGGCAAATCCTGTTCGGAGGCTCAGGATCCCCAGCAAACAGCCTCgcgcaccccaaaaccccggTCAtggcctctgcagccccccctaccccaaaaccccactacCGGCCCCTACAGCTCCCGTCCTCTGATAAACAGCCCCCTCAGCGCCCCAAAATCCTGGTCCTCGCCTCTGTGGCCCCctcttgcaccccaaaaccccgcTCGCggcctctgcagccccctccCACCTCACAACCCCGAGCCCGGCCGCCTCAGTGCCCGGGCGAGCAGTCCCCTCTTCTCCCGCACGGACCCCGCTCGCCACCCGCCTGGGCCCTTACTGAAACGCTGTGTGTCTTCCCGCTAGTAAAGggaggaaatatttctgaatattctCGCTACCTGCACAGATCAGGGGTGTTTTACCAGCCCGCGGTGCCCCAAGTCTGCACAGCACGCCTGTCATTTTCGAGGGTATTTTAGTGTCTTCACGTTAAAGACAAGCTAGatacaaatgaataaaatatagcAGGCTGTGGGAGGTTTGGGGTCTAATTCACAAAGGGAGTATTCAGAATTCCTTACAGGTGCTTCTGTGTTCAGCAAGCTTTCAGCCATTGATTTACTGacctaaaaaaacccatcaaacTCCATTCCAacaagtgaaagaagaaattatgatCACAGGAACacactttaggaaaaaaaaaaaagaaaaaagaagaaagaaaaaagaaagaaaagcaagaagaaagaaaggggaaaagaaatctttttgaaGTTTCAGCATCCTTCTAAGCTATTTTCCACTTGTCAGGCTCCATCCACATCTAAAACCCATCATCCCCGTGCAAACCGAGCCTCGTTTAagtaggaggggaaaaaaaaaaagaaaaaaaaagaaaaaaaaaaaaagaagtcagtcCATTTCGTGTTGGAGATGAATATTTGCTGCAATTCACAAAATAATTCCCGTCGGGTCCCCCTTTTCCTACAGCCTCTGAGTATAGATTTATTTACACAAAGTATTCTACACAAATTGCCAGCAACAGATCTTCTCAGAGGACAACGTTGtgcatttctgagaagaaaacgAGAAGTtccattaaaagtaaaaaactaTCACACTTTTAAACAGTTTCTCTTTAAAAGGCACAAAATCAAAAGCTTTCCAATAATTTGctattttgttaaattttaCATCAACGGGCCTGATTTCCAAGATCAATGGCACTTGTTTTCGCATAAATTAATCGATTATTGGTTTAGTAGATAGTTAAGTAGATAAACAGTTTAAGCAAAGAAGCCAAAGGTTCCTTAAGAAAGGTCTCTTAAGCTTCAGCTGCTGGCTCTAAGCAAAAATTAGAAGACCAAGAAATCGGAGGGCAATTATTTTGAAAAcgaattttaaaaaacagagttAAAGACGGATTATTTGGGAAGTCAGGGAGCAGTAAGATTTTTCAGGTTGTGCTCCCATCCAGGACAGATGCCGCTGGTTCCGTTTACAGGTCCTTTGAATCTGAACATCTGCCCTGCACAGGGAGACAGCGGAAGGACAATTAAAACCTAATCCCTCCGAAAAGGAGACGTTTTTAAGCGGGCAAGACGCatattttatgtgtgttttAAAGCTCAGCTGTTACTCGGGAGAACGCTACGTACACCTTTCATCAACCTTCACCACTGGGACTGCTACTGATTTTTGCACCGTTTCCAAATTATTCAGCAATTAGTTAAACCAATCATAGCTGGCAACGCTGTTCCCCAGGTGCGTTTGCCAGTTAGAGATGCGCCTTTTCTCCCTGTCATTTTCACCGCAAACCGCTCCGTTGCTATTGTCGCTCAGTCTCCAGGCGCAAATCACCCGCAGCCCCATCCTTCCGGCGCGGTCGCCTCCCCGCACCGAAGCTCTGGGTGCCGGCAGATGCTGGGTACGGCCCGAGCCCCCCCACTCCGCCTCTGCCGCCCCCCCGGTTCCCCTCCCCACTCCGGGCAGGAGCGCGGCGCAGCCCGGGGCAGCCGGAGCGCGGCTCGAAGCGAACCGCAGCAAACTTGGCCTTTACCTAATGCCCTCTCCGGGAAATAAAAACCGTTCAAGGTAAATCTATGCCCTGCGGACCACGGCTGAAGTTGGCGGATCACAAAAGAGAACACGCTGGAAAGGGCGGAGAGGGGCAGAGGATGCGAGAGCAGCACAAGGAAAGAGGGAACGAGTTTCGTCCCCAGGGTCTGGCGGGACGGCTGAGCGCGCAACGCAGGGAAACGCCAGTCTGAGGCAAACCCCACCTCCGCCTCGAATCCCTCTAATACAGCCAAGATCTAAGAATTTCCTTTTGTCCAAACACTTTTTCCTCTCGCACACGAGAAGCGGTGCTGACAGAGGTACTGATCGCAGCCGTTCTGGTGGGCAGTTACAGGGGCGAGGGGAAGCAGGGATTTGAGGGCAGGAGCCTGCTCGGATTCCCTCGCCTGCAGAATTACAgtgctgggggggaggggggttaAACGAGGAAACGCATCAGAAAGCTTGAAGCTCAAGCAGAGAGCCCGGGAGACAGAGTTTCTGCAGACTGCAGGCTTGTGGCCGCTACCAGGTTCGCTCCCTTTCTTCTCGCTGCTGCTCTCGGTTAAGAGCAGGGGCTGCGACTGAGGGCAGCGAAGGTTTAGAGAGGGGATGCTGCGAATTTTCCGACTCTTCTCCGAGTCACATCTGAGGAACAGAACCCCAGCCGAACCCGTGGCCGCTGGAGCAGCCTGGAGGCTCCCGCGGGCACCTGCAGCCCTCCCCAGGACCGACGGGCACCCCAGCTCCGCATCCTGGCCTCAGTTCCTCGAGAAACAACCCCTCTCTCACCACCCCCCACTCcccgcccccccaccccccggtCCCTCTCCTTCCAGAGCTCTGAGGTGCAAGACCTCAGGACAAGGGCAGAATAATTCACCCATCAGCAGCCTCTGAGTGTAGCTACTAAAGAAAATTCACAGCTTTCTGAAGTGCTAACTTACAATCTCTGGTTTCcagattttatttcaggctacgctcccccttctccccctccttaACCAGATGACCttgcttcaaaacattttatttccagctgaagtgaaaaatgctAACATATTAGCTTCTGTAATTGCAGTTTGACAGCACTTGATCTCAATAATTATGCCGCAGCTAAACTATTATTAACGGTTTAAGCTAAAATAAACGGAAATCCCCCTTTGGAAGTGAACAGAAACAAACCCTTTGAACTGTTGTGGGGGATGATTGGGGTCTCTTACCTGCGTTGTAGGCTGCCAGATCAGCCCCAGGCCCTGggctcttccttttcctgggTCTCCCCTTCTGGACAGTCCCCACGCCGTTGTAATAAGGCAGTCCCAAAGTGTTGGCAGAGCCCGCTCCCAATGCCGGGCCCTTCCCAGCAGCTACATCCGAGTGATTGAAATGCACCTGGTACTCCCCCTGGATGAGAGTCTCGAAATGGAGGCGGCAGTACACCAGATTGTCCTTCATACCAAAGTGATCGCCGGTGGTCAGCATCTTGTTGCAAGTGGTGCAAGTGAAGCAGTTTAAGTGATATACCAAATCCCTGGCCCTCATGACCATTTCGGAGGCAGAAATCCCCAGGTGACATCTCGCGCATCTCTGCACCGAAAACCTCCTGCAAAACAGAACGGCCAGAGGAGACCGTGAGAGGCGcatccccccccccgcctcccccctTCGTCGGGACCGCCCGGAGGGCAGCGGAGGGAGAGGGTCTGCGGGGCCCGGGCCGCCTCAGCCGGGGCGGCGGCTCGAAGCCGGGACGGTGTCGGAGCGGCTTGGCTCCGAGCAGGGAGCCGAGGGGCTCCGTCCCGCTTCCCGCACCGCGGCGCAGCTCCTGCCCCACTATCTCCCCCAGGGAAGAGGCCCCGGCCCCCGCCCCGCGCATGACCAGCCCCGCAGCCGGCcggggctcagccccatcccCTCACCTCCGCACAGGGACGCGGGCGGCCAGGGCGAGCCCTTCCCAATGGTGAGGGACCATTCCGGGCCGGGCCCCGCGTGCCCGGGGCACTAAACACCCTCTGCTCCCCTTGGCCGTTGCCTTCCCTCCGCAGCCCAAGAACACCGGGGAGGGTTCGCCTGCTGAAGCCCCCGGCACCCTCGGTACGGGGTGAGCCCCGCCCGCGCCCTGTCCCCCGCCCGGGAACACGGA from Cuculus canorus isolate bCucCan1 chromosome 19, bCucCan1.pri, whole genome shotgun sequence includes the following:
- the LHX2 gene encoding LIM/homeobox protein Lhx2 isoform X3 gives rise to the protein MPSISSDRAALCAGCGGKISDRYYLLAVDKQWHMRCLKCCECKLNLESELTCFSKDGSIYCKEDYYRRFSVQRCARCHLGISASEMVMRARDLVYHLNCFTCTTCNKMLTTGDHFGMKDNLVYCRLHFETLIQGEYQVHFNHSDVAAGKGPALGAGSANTLGLPYYNGVGTVQKGRPRKRKSPGPGADLAAYNAALSCNENDGDHLDRDQQYPSNQKTKRMRTSFKHHQLRTMKSYFAINHNPDAKDLKQLAQKTGLTKRVLQVWFQNARAKFRRNLLRQENTGVDKTSDSTLQAGTPSGPASEISNASMSPSSTPTTLTDLTNPTMPTVTSVLTSVPGSLEVHESRSPSQTTLTNLF